A genomic segment from Pseudomonadota bacterium encodes:
- a CDS encoding AAA family ATPase — protein MHINTLKLTTFRNFESLDLQTEGKSHVVLYGENGAGKTNILEALSLLSPGFGIHKAKRAEQVQDGSLSWGLYSELTGGEESFSLGMSYDGKDRKIMLDGDIVEHQTDLTRLGHIVWFTPRYDRLFHDGAAPRRDFFDRLVFGLYPNHGALINRYKTHIKNRLKLLKENADSDWIGAEEHMASELAYQIAINRKNYFEALAETLSLVELELECPLHKFILEGMGATDIASKWQSHRKRDSIYQSTHFGTHRTDVVGTFLPAGNRLNRTSTGQHKKALLDVLLAHAELLHKQKGNAPLILLDEFVAHLDAENKNMMLEALTKYGAQIWMTGTEKAAFENISDALFCKVENGTLTLD, from the coding sequence ATGCATATTAACACCCTTAAACTCACAACATTTAGAAACTTTGAAAGTTTGGACCTTCAAACAGAAGGGAAATCCCATGTTGTGTTGTACGGGGAAAACGGTGCCGGCAAAACAAACATCTTAGAAGCCCTCTCTCTTCTTTCACCAGGCTTTGGTATCCATAAAGCCAAACGCGCTGAACAAGTCCAAGATGGTTCCCTCTCTTGGGGCCTATACAGTGAACTTACAGGTGGGGAAGAATCTTTCTCTCTCGGCATGTCCTATGATGGCAAAGACCGTAAGATTATGCTGGACGGAGATATTGTAGAGCATCAAACAGACCTCACACGGCTCGGCCATATTGTTTGGTTTACTCCAAGGTATGATCGCCTCTTCCATGATGGCGCTGCGCCAAGACGTGATTTCTTTGATCGCCTCGTTTTTGGACTTTACCCAAACCATGGTGCGCTTATCAACCGTTACAAAACCCACATTAAAAATCGTCTTAAACTTCTTAAAGAAAACGCAGACAGCGATTGGATTGGCGCTGAAGAGCACATGGCGAGCGAGCTTGCTTACCAGATTGCTATCAACCGTAAGAATTACTTTGAGGCCCTTGCTGAAACTCTCTCTCTTGTAGAACTCGAACTTGAATGTCCACTCCATAAATTTATTCTAGAAGGTATGGGTGCTACAGATATTGCCAGCAAATGGCAAAGCCACAGAAAGCGTGACAGCATTTACCAAAGCACACACTTTGGCACACACCGCACAGATGTGGTTGGCACATTCCTACCAGCAGGTAACAGGCTCAACCGCACCTCGACAGGGCAGCACAAAAAAGCACTGCTTGATGTGCTTCTAGCTCACGCGGAGCTCCTCCATAAACAAAAAGGTAACGCACCCCTTATTCTACTTGATGAGTTTGTTGCACACCTTGATGCAGAGAATAAAAACATGATGCTCGAAGCCCTCACAAAATACGGTGCGCAAATCTGGATGACAGGGACTGAAAAAGCCGCTTTTGAGAACATTTCCGACGCCCTTTTCTGCAAAGTTGAGAACGGCACCCTCACTCTTGACTAA